The Primulina eburnea isolate SZY01 chromosome 13, ASM2296580v1, whole genome shotgun sequence genome includes a region encoding these proteins:
- the LOC140810295 gene encoding uncharacterized protein — protein sequence MAPFEALYGRRCRSPLCWHEFGEKQLTGPEIVQEMHDKVQLIRQRMKAAQDRQASYGMRGKLSPRFVGPYEIVERIGTCAYRLDSPQSLFGIHDFFHVSMWCKYEPGPSHVIQPDEVELNPSLWYTEYPVCILDRKMEFYAIKLYHLYVFSGRGMV from the coding sequence atggctcctttTGAAGCTTTGTACGGCAGACGATGTCGATCACCTCTTTGTTGGCATGAATTTGGTGAGAAGCAGTTAACTGGACCTGAGATTGTTCAGGAAATGCATGATAAAGTCCAGTTGATTCGTCAGAGAATGAAAGCTGCCCAAGATCGACAAGCTAGTTATGGCATGAGAGGTAAGTTGTCACCTCGTTTCGTTGGTCCCTACGAGATTGTTGAGCGTATTGGGACTTGTGCTTATCGTTTGGATTCGCCCCAATCCTTGTTTGGCATCCACGATTTTTTCCATGTTTCTATGTGGTGTAAGTATGAGCCCGGTCCGTCTCATGTGATTCagcctgatgaggttgaactcaACCCTTCTCTATGGTATACTGAGTATCCTGTTTGTATCTTGGATCGTAAGATGGAGTTTTACGCAATAAAGTTATATCACTTGTACGTGTTCAGTGGTCGAGGCATGGTATAg
- the LOC140808730 gene encoding uncharacterized protein: MNKLEPSLEELVNMLVTFESTIKKEKPVLYVGSSSGTKTGPPGKGKKRSFQRTKKSEPLKRQTSSPVVAAAPVKAEKTVDICHHCKKPGHWRRNCREYLAQKGSAKGDGKK; this comes from the exons atgaacaagcttgagcccagccttgaagagttggtgaacatgcttgtgacctttgagtccacgatcaagaaggagaagccggttctttatgtgggctcttcatctggcacgaagaccggtccacctgggaagggaaagaagcgttctttccagcgtaccaagaagagcgagcccttgaagaggcagacttcgagtcccgttgtggcagccgcgccagtgaaggctgaaaagactgttgacatctgtcaccactgcaagaagcctggacattggaggcgtaactgcagggaatatcttgcgcagaagggttctgctaaag gtgatgggaagaagtag